A single genomic interval of Eurosta solidaginis isolate ZX-2024a chromosome 3, ASM4086904v1, whole genome shotgun sequence harbors:
- the LOC137244670 gene encoding uncharacterized protein isoform X1 codes for MSGLEKFQANKAWRAKVKKLLVMQRKATTPAKEPVSCQRFSLDLEEDLKTLLEARAAPRVANVDQRESNVAVSGNAMNKIFEMEDENKSNNANTIKRIPYNFSTKASCDETIFECQQQRTSDESFMALEKMCDKTASDPDSTLFKYIHSENKDMVKEDAKKRSADGNYFKIPCKQELQEIDEEAQSLQRLLHDLCVQEQHQLDNETPLKSIDVTLLEDIEAPSKMWDSTIVGDTTLQTSPLKMVRLLRPSTILEENCEDQYNSSLGGDDASSHISFQSAQKGSETSATTSF; via the exons aaaggctacaacgcctgctaaagagccggtatcttgccaacgctttagcttggatttagaggaggatctaaaaactttgctagaagcacgcgcagctcctcgtgtagcgaatgtggatcaacgcgaaagtaacgttgctgttagcggaaatgcaatgaacaaaatatttgaaatggaggatgaaaataaatccaacaatgcaaacactataaagaggattccttataatttttcaactaaggcatcttgtgacgaaactatattcgaatgccaacagcaacgtacgtctgatgaaagttttatggctttggaaaaaatgtgtgataaaacagcatccgatcctgacagcacactatttaagtacatacatagcgagaacaaggatatggttaaagaagatgctaaaaagcgcagcgccgatggaaactattttaaaatcccttgtaaacaag aactacaagaaatagatgaagaagcacaatcactgcaacgtctattgcatgacttatgcgtacaggagcagcatcaattggataatgaaactcctttaaaaagtattgatgtaacactactagaagatattgaagcgccatctaaaatgtgggactccacaatagtgggcgataccactttacaaacttcacctttgaaaatggtgagacttctcagaccatctactatactagaggaaaattgcgaagatcagtataatagttctttgggtggtgatgatgcatcatcacacataagctttcaaagcgctcaaaaaggcagtgaaacttcagcgacaacaagcttttaa
- the LOC137244670 gene encoding uncharacterized protein isoform X2 has translation MLIQIVRIAVINIIKATTPAKEPVSCQRFSLDLEEDLKTLLEARAAPRVANVDQRESNVAVSGNAMNKIFEMEDENKSNNANTIKRIPYNFSTKASCDETIFECQQQRTSDESFMALEKMCDKTASDPDSTLFKYIHSENKDMVKEDAKKRSADGNYFKIPCKQELQEIDEEAQSLQRLLHDLCVQEQHQLDNETPLKSIDVTLLEDIEAPSKMWDSTIVGDTTLQTSPLKMVRLLRPSTILEENCEDQYNSSLGGDDASSHISFQSAQKGSETSATTSF, from the exons aaaggctacaacgcctgctaaagagccggtatcttgccaacgctttagcttggatttagaggaggatctaaaaactttgctagaagcacgcgcagctcctcgtgtagcgaatgtggatcaacgcgaaagtaacgttgctgttagcggaaatgcaatgaacaaaatatttgaaatggaggatgaaaataaatccaacaatgcaaacactataaagaggattccttataatttttcaactaaggcatcttgtgacgaaactatattcgaatgccaacagcaacgtacgtctgatgaaagttttatggctttggaaaaaatgtgtgataaaacagcatccgatcctgacagcacactatttaagtacatacatagcgagaacaaggatatggttaaagaagatgctaaaaagcgcagcgccgatggaaactattttaaaatcccttgtaaacaag aactacaagaaatagatgaagaagcacaatcactgcaacgtctattgcatgacttatgcgtacaggagcagcatcaattggataatgaaactcctttaaaaagtattgatgtaacactactagaagatattgaagcgccatctaaaatgtgggactccacaatagtgggcgataccactttacaaacttcacctttgaaaatggtgagacttctcagaccatctactatactagaggaaaattgcgaagatcagtataatagttctttgggtggtgatgatgcatcatcacacataagctttcaaagcgctcaaaaaggcagtgaaacttcagcgacaacaagcttttaa
- the LOC137244672 gene encoding tRNA (guanine(26)-N(2))-dimethyltransferase-like codes for MRRNGVEHLIVLSEGDAMTLMHLSTSYEKRFDVIDLDPYGCPNRFLDGAIQSLTSGGSLLVTANDMAVLAGKTPEACNAKYSSVPLRMKCCHEMGLRILLHCIETHSNRLVTKVHHANANVTMNITAAESHNDRKMTWSVFAGICIRLLLHLHV; via the exons tgcgacgcaatggagtggaacatttaattgtgctaagcgaaggggatgcaat gactctcatgcacctttcaacttcatatgagaagcgtttcgatgttatagacctagatccttatggttgtccgaatcgctttctggatggcgctatacaatcactgacgagtgggggttcattacttgtaactgcgaatgatatggctgtgctggcaggcaaaacgcctgaagcctgcaatgctaaatatagttctgtgcctttgcgtatgaaatgctgccatgagatgggattgcgtatactattgcattgcattgaaacgcactCCAATcgtttggtcacaaaagttcatcacgccaatgcaaacgtgactatgaatataaccgctgcagaaagtcacaatgaccgtaaaatgacgtggagcgtttttgcagggatatgtatcagattgttgttgcatttgcatgtttaa